One window of Oryza brachyantha chromosome 12, ObraRS2, whole genome shotgun sequence genomic DNA carries:
- the LOC102721501 gene encoding ubiquitin C-terminal hydrolase 12-like isoform X2, protein MTMMTPPPVEQQEDEEMLVPHQELPAVTAAAAAPDAAQPMEVVAQTEPANTAESQPPEDPQTSRFTWTIENFTRINTKKHYSEPFVVGGFKWRVLIFAKGNNVDHFSMYLDVADSASLPYGWNRYAQFSLAVVHQIIPKYTIRKDTQHQFNARESDWGFTSFMPLSDLYDPSKGYLVNDTVVVEAEVAVRRMVDYWTYDSKKETGYVGLKNQGATCYMNSLLQTLYHIPYFRKAVYHMPTTENDMPSGSIPLALQSLFYKLQYSDNSVATKELTKSFGWDTYDSFMQHDVQELNRVLCEKLEDKMKGTVVEGTIEQLFEGHHINYIECINVDYKSNRKESFYDLQLDVKGCRDVYASFDKYVEVERLEGDNKYHAEQYGLQDAKKGVLFLDFPPVLQLQLKRFEYDYMRDTMVKINDRYEFPLQLDLDRDDGKYLAPDADRSIRNLYTLHSVLVHSGGVHGGHYYAFIRPTLSDQWYKFDDERVTKEDTKKALEEQYGGEEELPQINPGFNNTPFKFTKYSNAYMLVYIRESDKDKIMCNVDEKDIAEHLRIRLKKEQEEKEHKKKEKAEAHLYTIIKVARDEDLKEQIGKNIYFDLVDHEKVRSFRIQKQLPFTSFKEEVAKEYGIPVQFQRFWLWAKRQNHTYRPNRPLGPQEEAQSVGQLREVSNKAHNAELKLFLEVETGLDLRPIRPPEKSKEDILLFFKLYDPEKEELSFVGRLFVKSTGKPSEILTKLNEMAGFAPNEEIWLYEEIKFEPNVMCEHIDKKLTFRSSQLEDGDIICFQSEAKTRVRYPDVPSFLEYVHNRQVVHFRSLEKPKEDDFCLELSKLHTYDDVVERVARQLGLDDPSKIRLTSHNCYSQQPKPQPIRYRGVEHLLDMLVHYNQTSDILYYEVLDIPLPELQCLKTLKVAFHHATKDEVVIHSIRLPKNSTISDVIADLKTKVELSNPDAELRLLEVFYHKIYKIFPPHEKIENINDQYWTLRAEEIPEEETNLGPHDRLIHVYHFMKDPNQNQQIQNFGDPFLLVIREGETAAEILERIQRKLRVPDEEFSKWKLAFISMNRPEYLQDVDVVSARFQRRDVYGAWEQYLGLEHTDTTPKRSYTANQNRHTFEKPVKIYN, encoded by the exons ATGACTATGATGACCCCTCCCCCAGTCGAG cagcaggaggacgaggagatgCTCGTGCCGCACCAGGAGCTCCCTGCCGtcaccgctgccgccgccgcccctgaTGCTGCCCAGCCAATGGAAG TTGTGGCGCAGACAGAGCCTGCCAACACGGCGGAGAGCCAGCCACCGGAGGACCCGCAAACTTCGCGCTTCACGTGGACGATTGAGAACTTCACCAGGATCAACACGAAGAAGCACTACTCAGAACCGTTTGTTGTTGGAGGATTTAAATG GCGTGTGCTAATTTTCGCCAAGGGGAACAATGTGGACCATTTCTCTATGTACTTGGATGTTGCGGACTCGGCAAGCCTCCCTTACGGATGGAACCGCTATGCTCAGTTCAGCTTGGCTGTTGTGCACCAGATCATTCCAAAGTATACCATTCGGAAAG ATACTCAACATCAATTTAATGCACGGGAGAGTGACTGGGGTTTCACATCATTTATGCCTTTGAGTGATCTGTATGACCCAAGTAAGGGCTACCTTGTTAACGACACCGTTGTTGTGGAAGCTGAGGTTGCTGTTCGCCGAATGGTTGATTACTGGACTTATGACTCAAAAAAGGAAACAGGATATGTTGGTCTAAAGAATCAAGGAGCTACCTGTTATATGAACTCTCTTCTACAAACACTGTATCATATACCATACTTCAGGAAG GCTGTATATCATATGCCAACTACTGAGAATGACATGCCATCTGGGAGTATTCCTTTAGCCCTGCAGAGCCTTTTTTACAAGCTCCAATACAGTGACAATAGCGTAGCTACAAAGGAGTTGACCAAATCTTTTGGATGGGACACTTATGATTCTTTCATGCAGCATGATGTTCAAGAGCTCAACAGAGTTCTTTGTGAGAAACTTGAAGACAAAATGAAg GGAACTGTTGTGGAAGGAACAATTGAACAATTATTTGAAGGGCACCATATTAATTATATCGAGTGCATTAATGTTGACTATAAATCCAACAGAAAAGAATCCTTTTACG ATCTACAGCTTGATGTTAAAGGTTGTCGTGATGTTTATGCGTCATTTGATAAATATGTTGAAGTGGAGCGTCTAGAGGGTGATAACAAATATCATGCAGAGCAGTATGGCTTACAG GATGCAAAGAAGGGTGTCCTCTTCCTTGATTTCCCTCCTGTTTTGCAACTTCAACTGAAGCGTTTTGAGTATGATTACATGCGAGATACAATGGTTAAG ATTAACGACCGGTATGAGTTCCCACTTCAACTTGATCTTGATAGAGATGACGGGAAATATCTTGCTCCTGATGCGGACAGAAGTATCAGGAACCTTTATACTCTTCACAG CGTTCTTGTTCATAGCGGAGGAGTACACGGCGGTCATTACTATGCTTTCATACGGCCTACACTCTCAGATCAATG GTATAAATTTGATGATGAAAGGGTAACAAAAGAAGATACTAAAAAGGCCCTTGAAGAGCAATATGGGGGCGAAGAAGAG TTGCCTCAAATAAACCCTGGTTTCAATAACACCCCATTTAAATTCACTAAGTATTCAAATGCATACATGCTTGTCTATATTCGTGAAAGCGACAAGGATAAAATAATGTGTAATGTTGATGAGAAGGACATTGCTGAGCATTTGCGG ATAAGGTTGAAGAAAGAACAAGAAGAGAAGGAACACAAGAAGAAGGAAAAGGCTGAAGCTCATCTCTACACCATCATAAAG GTTGCTCGAGATGAGGACTTGAAGGAACAGATTggtaagaatatatattttgatctgGTGGACCATGAAAAGGTTCGCAGCTTCCGCATACAGAAGCAACTACCTTTTACCTCATTTAAG GAAGAAGTCGCAAAGGAATATGGGATCCCTGTACAGTTTCAGCGCTTCTGGCTTTGGGCTAAGAGGCAAAACCATACATACCGACCTAATCGTCCACTGGGCCCTCAGGAAGAAGCACAATCA GTGGGGCAACTTAGGGAGGTCTCTAACAAGGCACACAATGCTGAGTTGAAGTTGTTTCTGGAAGTAGAGACTGGACTG GATCTGCGGCCAATTCGTCCTCCTGAGAAGAGCAAGGAGGACATATTACTCTTCTTTAAACTTTATGACCCTGAAAAGGAAGAACTTAG TTTTGTTGGCAGGCTTTTTGTGAAGTCTACAGGAAAACCATCTGAAATCCTGACAAAATTGAATGAAATGGCTGGATTTGCTCCAAATGAAGAAATCTGGCTATATGAG GAAATTAAGTTTGAGCCAAATGTGATGTGTGAGCATATTGACAAGAAATTAACTTTCCGTTCCAGTCAG CTTGAAGATGGAGACATAATATGTTTCCAATCAGAAGCAAAGACCCGAGTTCGGTATCCAGACGTTCCTTCATTTTTGGAGTATGTACATAATAGGCAG GTTGTGCACTTTCGGTCTCTGGAGAAACCGAAGGAGGATGATTTTTGTTTGGAATT ATCGAAGCTTCATACTTATGATGATGTTGTTGAGAGAGTTGCACGCCAACTTGGCTTGGATGATCcatcaaaaattcgtcttacCTCACACAACTGTTATTCCCAGCAACCTAAACCACAACCAATCAGATACCGTGGAGTAGAGCACCTATTGGATATGCTTGTCCATTATAATCAG ACTTCTGACATCTTGTATTATGAGGTTCTGGACATTCCACTGCCAGAATTGCAGTGTTTGAAAACTCTTAAAGTTGCATTCCACCATGCAACTAAGGATGAG GTTGTAATCCATAGCATAAGACTACCAAAAAATAGCACCATCAGTGATGTGATTGCTGACCTAAAAACCAAG GTTGAACTGTCCAATCCTGATGCTGAACTCCGCTTGCTTGAAGTATTCTACCATAAGATTTACAAG ATATTTCCACCTCATGAGAAAATAGAGAACATAAATGATCAGTACTGGACACTACGTGCGGAGGAG ATCCCAGAGGAAGAGACGAATCTTGGCCCACATGACCGGTTGATTCATGTTTACCATTTCATGAAAGATCCTAATCAAAACCAG CAGATTCAGAATTTTGGAGATCCATTTTTGCTGGTCATCCGTGAAGGTGAGACTGCAGCAGAGATATTAGAACGTATTCAAAGAAAACTTCGAGTTCCTGACGAGGAGTTCTCCAAG TGGAAGCTTGCTTTCATATCCATGAATCGGCCTGAATACCTCCAGGATGTTGATGTTGTATCTGCACGATTTCAG AGGAGAGATGTTTATGGGGCTTGGGAACAATACCTTGGCTTGGAGCATACTGACACAACACCGAAAAGGTCTTATACAGCCAATCAG AATCGTCACACTTTTGAGAAGCCTgtgaaaatttataattga
- the LOC102721501 gene encoding ubiquitin C-terminal hydrolase 12-like isoform X3, with the protein MTMMTPPPVEQQQEDEEMLVPHQELPAVTAAAAAPDAAQPMEVVAQTEPANTAESQPPEDPQTSRFTWTIENFTRINTKKHYSEPFVVGGFKWRVLIFAKGNNVDHFSMYLDVADSASLPYGWNRYAQFSLAVVHQIIPKYTIRKDTQHQFNARESDWGFTSFMPLSDLYDPSKGYLVNDTVVVEAEVAVRRMVDYWTYDSKKETGYVGLKNQGATCYMNSLLQTLYHIPYFRKAVYHMPTTENDMPSGSIPLALQSLFYKLQYSDNSVATKELTKSFGWDTYDSFMQHDVQELNRVLCEKLEDKMKGTVVEGTIEQLFEGHHINYIECINVDYKSNRKESFYDLQLDVKGCRDVYASFDKYVEVERLEGDNKYHAEQYGLQDAKKGVLFLDFPPVLQLQLKRFEYDYMRDTMVKINDRYEFPLQLDLDRDDGKYLAPDADRSIRNLYTLHSVLVHSGGVHGGHYYAFIRPTLSDQWYKFDDERVTKEDTKKALEEQYGGEEELPQINPGFNNTPFKFTKYSNAYMLVYIRESDKDKIMCNVDEKDIAEHLRIRLKKEQEEKEHKKKEKAEAHLYTIIKVARDEDLKEQIGKNIYFDLVDHEKVRSFRIQKQLPFTSFKEEVAKEYGIPVQFQRFWLWAKRQNHTYRPNRPLGPQEEAQSVGQLREVSNKAHNAELKLFLEVETGLDLRPIRPPEKSKEDILLFFKLYDPEKEELSFVGRLFVKSTGKPSEILTKLNEMAGFAPNEEIWLYEEIKFEPNVMCEHIDKKLTFRSSQLEDGDIICFQSEAKTRVRYPDVPSFLEYVHNRQVVHFRSLEKPKEDDFCLELSKLHTYDDVVERVARQLGLDDPSKIRLTSHNCYSQQPKPQPIRYRGVEHLLDMLVHYNQTSDILYYEVLDIPLPELQCLKTLKVAFHHATKDEVVIHSIRLPKNSTISDVIADLKTKVELSNPDAELRLLEVFYHKIYKIFPPHEKIENINDQYWTLRAEEIPEEETNLGPHDRLIHVYHFMKDPNQNQIQNFGDPFLLVIREGETAAEILERIQRKLRVPDEEFSKWKLAFISMNRPEYLQDVDVVSARFQRRDVYGAWEQYLGLEHTDTTPKRSYTANQNRHTFEKPVKIYN; encoded by the exons ATGACTATGATGACCCCTCCCCCAGTCGAG cagcagcaggaggacgaggagatgCTCGTGCCGCACCAGGAGCTCCCTGCCGtcaccgctgccgccgccgcccctgaTGCTGCCCAGCCAATGGAAG TTGTGGCGCAGACAGAGCCTGCCAACACGGCGGAGAGCCAGCCACCGGAGGACCCGCAAACTTCGCGCTTCACGTGGACGATTGAGAACTTCACCAGGATCAACACGAAGAAGCACTACTCAGAACCGTTTGTTGTTGGAGGATTTAAATG GCGTGTGCTAATTTTCGCCAAGGGGAACAATGTGGACCATTTCTCTATGTACTTGGATGTTGCGGACTCGGCAAGCCTCCCTTACGGATGGAACCGCTATGCTCAGTTCAGCTTGGCTGTTGTGCACCAGATCATTCCAAAGTATACCATTCGGAAAG ATACTCAACATCAATTTAATGCACGGGAGAGTGACTGGGGTTTCACATCATTTATGCCTTTGAGTGATCTGTATGACCCAAGTAAGGGCTACCTTGTTAACGACACCGTTGTTGTGGAAGCTGAGGTTGCTGTTCGCCGAATGGTTGATTACTGGACTTATGACTCAAAAAAGGAAACAGGATATGTTGGTCTAAAGAATCAAGGAGCTACCTGTTATATGAACTCTCTTCTACAAACACTGTATCATATACCATACTTCAGGAAG GCTGTATATCATATGCCAACTACTGAGAATGACATGCCATCTGGGAGTATTCCTTTAGCCCTGCAGAGCCTTTTTTACAAGCTCCAATACAGTGACAATAGCGTAGCTACAAAGGAGTTGACCAAATCTTTTGGATGGGACACTTATGATTCTTTCATGCAGCATGATGTTCAAGAGCTCAACAGAGTTCTTTGTGAGAAACTTGAAGACAAAATGAAg GGAACTGTTGTGGAAGGAACAATTGAACAATTATTTGAAGGGCACCATATTAATTATATCGAGTGCATTAATGTTGACTATAAATCCAACAGAAAAGAATCCTTTTACG ATCTACAGCTTGATGTTAAAGGTTGTCGTGATGTTTATGCGTCATTTGATAAATATGTTGAAGTGGAGCGTCTAGAGGGTGATAACAAATATCATGCAGAGCAGTATGGCTTACAG GATGCAAAGAAGGGTGTCCTCTTCCTTGATTTCCCTCCTGTTTTGCAACTTCAACTGAAGCGTTTTGAGTATGATTACATGCGAGATACAATGGTTAAG ATTAACGACCGGTATGAGTTCCCACTTCAACTTGATCTTGATAGAGATGACGGGAAATATCTTGCTCCTGATGCGGACAGAAGTATCAGGAACCTTTATACTCTTCACAG CGTTCTTGTTCATAGCGGAGGAGTACACGGCGGTCATTACTATGCTTTCATACGGCCTACACTCTCAGATCAATG GTATAAATTTGATGATGAAAGGGTAACAAAAGAAGATACTAAAAAGGCCCTTGAAGAGCAATATGGGGGCGAAGAAGAG TTGCCTCAAATAAACCCTGGTTTCAATAACACCCCATTTAAATTCACTAAGTATTCAAATGCATACATGCTTGTCTATATTCGTGAAAGCGACAAGGATAAAATAATGTGTAATGTTGATGAGAAGGACATTGCTGAGCATTTGCGG ATAAGGTTGAAGAAAGAACAAGAAGAGAAGGAACACAAGAAGAAGGAAAAGGCTGAAGCTCATCTCTACACCATCATAAAG GTTGCTCGAGATGAGGACTTGAAGGAACAGATTggtaagaatatatattttgatctgGTGGACCATGAAAAGGTTCGCAGCTTCCGCATACAGAAGCAACTACCTTTTACCTCATTTAAG GAAGAAGTCGCAAAGGAATATGGGATCCCTGTACAGTTTCAGCGCTTCTGGCTTTGGGCTAAGAGGCAAAACCATACATACCGACCTAATCGTCCACTGGGCCCTCAGGAAGAAGCACAATCA GTGGGGCAACTTAGGGAGGTCTCTAACAAGGCACACAATGCTGAGTTGAAGTTGTTTCTGGAAGTAGAGACTGGACTG GATCTGCGGCCAATTCGTCCTCCTGAGAAGAGCAAGGAGGACATATTACTCTTCTTTAAACTTTATGACCCTGAAAAGGAAGAACTTAG TTTTGTTGGCAGGCTTTTTGTGAAGTCTACAGGAAAACCATCTGAAATCCTGACAAAATTGAATGAAATGGCTGGATTTGCTCCAAATGAAGAAATCTGGCTATATGAG GAAATTAAGTTTGAGCCAAATGTGATGTGTGAGCATATTGACAAGAAATTAACTTTCCGTTCCAGTCAG CTTGAAGATGGAGACATAATATGTTTCCAATCAGAAGCAAAGACCCGAGTTCGGTATCCAGACGTTCCTTCATTTTTGGAGTATGTACATAATAGGCAG GTTGTGCACTTTCGGTCTCTGGAGAAACCGAAGGAGGATGATTTTTGTTTGGAATT ATCGAAGCTTCATACTTATGATGATGTTGTTGAGAGAGTTGCACGCCAACTTGGCTTGGATGATCcatcaaaaattcgtcttacCTCACACAACTGTTATTCCCAGCAACCTAAACCACAACCAATCAGATACCGTGGAGTAGAGCACCTATTGGATATGCTTGTCCATTATAATCAG ACTTCTGACATCTTGTATTATGAGGTTCTGGACATTCCACTGCCAGAATTGCAGTGTTTGAAAACTCTTAAAGTTGCATTCCACCATGCAACTAAGGATGAG GTTGTAATCCATAGCATAAGACTACCAAAAAATAGCACCATCAGTGATGTGATTGCTGACCTAAAAACCAAG GTTGAACTGTCCAATCCTGATGCTGAACTCCGCTTGCTTGAAGTATTCTACCATAAGATTTACAAG ATATTTCCACCTCATGAGAAAATAGAGAACATAAATGATCAGTACTGGACACTACGTGCGGAGGAG ATCCCAGAGGAAGAGACGAATCTTGGCCCACATGACCGGTTGATTCATGTTTACCATTTCATGAAAGATCCTAATCAAAACCAG ATTCAGAATTTTGGAGATCCATTTTTGCTGGTCATCCGTGAAGGTGAGACTGCAGCAGAGATATTAGAACGTATTCAAAGAAAACTTCGAGTTCCTGACGAGGAGTTCTCCAAG TGGAAGCTTGCTTTCATATCCATGAATCGGCCTGAATACCTCCAGGATGTTGATGTTGTATCTGCACGATTTCAG AGGAGAGATGTTTATGGGGCTTGGGAACAATACCTTGGCTTGGAGCATACTGACACAACACCGAAAAGGTCTTATACAGCCAATCAG AATCGTCACACTTTTGAGAAGCCTgtgaaaatttataattga
- the LOC102721501 gene encoding ubiquitin C-terminal hydrolase 12-like isoform X1: MTMMTPPPVEQQQEDEEMLVPHQELPAVTAAAAAPDAAQPMEVVAQTEPANTAESQPPEDPQTSRFTWTIENFTRINTKKHYSEPFVVGGFKWRVLIFAKGNNVDHFSMYLDVADSASLPYGWNRYAQFSLAVVHQIIPKYTIRKDTQHQFNARESDWGFTSFMPLSDLYDPSKGYLVNDTVVVEAEVAVRRMVDYWTYDSKKETGYVGLKNQGATCYMNSLLQTLYHIPYFRKAVYHMPTTENDMPSGSIPLALQSLFYKLQYSDNSVATKELTKSFGWDTYDSFMQHDVQELNRVLCEKLEDKMKGTVVEGTIEQLFEGHHINYIECINVDYKSNRKESFYDLQLDVKGCRDVYASFDKYVEVERLEGDNKYHAEQYGLQDAKKGVLFLDFPPVLQLQLKRFEYDYMRDTMVKINDRYEFPLQLDLDRDDGKYLAPDADRSIRNLYTLHSVLVHSGGVHGGHYYAFIRPTLSDQWYKFDDERVTKEDTKKALEEQYGGEEELPQINPGFNNTPFKFTKYSNAYMLVYIRESDKDKIMCNVDEKDIAEHLRIRLKKEQEEKEHKKKEKAEAHLYTIIKVARDEDLKEQIGKNIYFDLVDHEKVRSFRIQKQLPFTSFKEEVAKEYGIPVQFQRFWLWAKRQNHTYRPNRPLGPQEEAQSVGQLREVSNKAHNAELKLFLEVETGLDLRPIRPPEKSKEDILLFFKLYDPEKEELSFVGRLFVKSTGKPSEILTKLNEMAGFAPNEEIWLYEEIKFEPNVMCEHIDKKLTFRSSQLEDGDIICFQSEAKTRVRYPDVPSFLEYVHNRQVVHFRSLEKPKEDDFCLELSKLHTYDDVVERVARQLGLDDPSKIRLTSHNCYSQQPKPQPIRYRGVEHLLDMLVHYNQTSDILYYEVLDIPLPELQCLKTLKVAFHHATKDEVVIHSIRLPKNSTISDVIADLKTKVELSNPDAELRLLEVFYHKIYKIFPPHEKIENINDQYWTLRAEEIPEEETNLGPHDRLIHVYHFMKDPNQNQQIQNFGDPFLLVIREGETAAEILERIQRKLRVPDEEFSKWKLAFISMNRPEYLQDVDVVSARFQRRDVYGAWEQYLGLEHTDTTPKRSYTANQNRHTFEKPVKIYN, translated from the exons ATGACTATGATGACCCCTCCCCCAGTCGAG cagcagcaggaggacgaggagatgCTCGTGCCGCACCAGGAGCTCCCTGCCGtcaccgctgccgccgccgcccctgaTGCTGCCCAGCCAATGGAAG TTGTGGCGCAGACAGAGCCTGCCAACACGGCGGAGAGCCAGCCACCGGAGGACCCGCAAACTTCGCGCTTCACGTGGACGATTGAGAACTTCACCAGGATCAACACGAAGAAGCACTACTCAGAACCGTTTGTTGTTGGAGGATTTAAATG GCGTGTGCTAATTTTCGCCAAGGGGAACAATGTGGACCATTTCTCTATGTACTTGGATGTTGCGGACTCGGCAAGCCTCCCTTACGGATGGAACCGCTATGCTCAGTTCAGCTTGGCTGTTGTGCACCAGATCATTCCAAAGTATACCATTCGGAAAG ATACTCAACATCAATTTAATGCACGGGAGAGTGACTGGGGTTTCACATCATTTATGCCTTTGAGTGATCTGTATGACCCAAGTAAGGGCTACCTTGTTAACGACACCGTTGTTGTGGAAGCTGAGGTTGCTGTTCGCCGAATGGTTGATTACTGGACTTATGACTCAAAAAAGGAAACAGGATATGTTGGTCTAAAGAATCAAGGAGCTACCTGTTATATGAACTCTCTTCTACAAACACTGTATCATATACCATACTTCAGGAAG GCTGTATATCATATGCCAACTACTGAGAATGACATGCCATCTGGGAGTATTCCTTTAGCCCTGCAGAGCCTTTTTTACAAGCTCCAATACAGTGACAATAGCGTAGCTACAAAGGAGTTGACCAAATCTTTTGGATGGGACACTTATGATTCTTTCATGCAGCATGATGTTCAAGAGCTCAACAGAGTTCTTTGTGAGAAACTTGAAGACAAAATGAAg GGAACTGTTGTGGAAGGAACAATTGAACAATTATTTGAAGGGCACCATATTAATTATATCGAGTGCATTAATGTTGACTATAAATCCAACAGAAAAGAATCCTTTTACG ATCTACAGCTTGATGTTAAAGGTTGTCGTGATGTTTATGCGTCATTTGATAAATATGTTGAAGTGGAGCGTCTAGAGGGTGATAACAAATATCATGCAGAGCAGTATGGCTTACAG GATGCAAAGAAGGGTGTCCTCTTCCTTGATTTCCCTCCTGTTTTGCAACTTCAACTGAAGCGTTTTGAGTATGATTACATGCGAGATACAATGGTTAAG ATTAACGACCGGTATGAGTTCCCACTTCAACTTGATCTTGATAGAGATGACGGGAAATATCTTGCTCCTGATGCGGACAGAAGTATCAGGAACCTTTATACTCTTCACAG CGTTCTTGTTCATAGCGGAGGAGTACACGGCGGTCATTACTATGCTTTCATACGGCCTACACTCTCAGATCAATG GTATAAATTTGATGATGAAAGGGTAACAAAAGAAGATACTAAAAAGGCCCTTGAAGAGCAATATGGGGGCGAAGAAGAG TTGCCTCAAATAAACCCTGGTTTCAATAACACCCCATTTAAATTCACTAAGTATTCAAATGCATACATGCTTGTCTATATTCGTGAAAGCGACAAGGATAAAATAATGTGTAATGTTGATGAGAAGGACATTGCTGAGCATTTGCGG ATAAGGTTGAAGAAAGAACAAGAAGAGAAGGAACACAAGAAGAAGGAAAAGGCTGAAGCTCATCTCTACACCATCATAAAG GTTGCTCGAGATGAGGACTTGAAGGAACAGATTggtaagaatatatattttgatctgGTGGACCATGAAAAGGTTCGCAGCTTCCGCATACAGAAGCAACTACCTTTTACCTCATTTAAG GAAGAAGTCGCAAAGGAATATGGGATCCCTGTACAGTTTCAGCGCTTCTGGCTTTGGGCTAAGAGGCAAAACCATACATACCGACCTAATCGTCCACTGGGCCCTCAGGAAGAAGCACAATCA GTGGGGCAACTTAGGGAGGTCTCTAACAAGGCACACAATGCTGAGTTGAAGTTGTTTCTGGAAGTAGAGACTGGACTG GATCTGCGGCCAATTCGTCCTCCTGAGAAGAGCAAGGAGGACATATTACTCTTCTTTAAACTTTATGACCCTGAAAAGGAAGAACTTAG TTTTGTTGGCAGGCTTTTTGTGAAGTCTACAGGAAAACCATCTGAAATCCTGACAAAATTGAATGAAATGGCTGGATTTGCTCCAAATGAAGAAATCTGGCTATATGAG GAAATTAAGTTTGAGCCAAATGTGATGTGTGAGCATATTGACAAGAAATTAACTTTCCGTTCCAGTCAG CTTGAAGATGGAGACATAATATGTTTCCAATCAGAAGCAAAGACCCGAGTTCGGTATCCAGACGTTCCTTCATTTTTGGAGTATGTACATAATAGGCAG GTTGTGCACTTTCGGTCTCTGGAGAAACCGAAGGAGGATGATTTTTGTTTGGAATT ATCGAAGCTTCATACTTATGATGATGTTGTTGAGAGAGTTGCACGCCAACTTGGCTTGGATGATCcatcaaaaattcgtcttacCTCACACAACTGTTATTCCCAGCAACCTAAACCACAACCAATCAGATACCGTGGAGTAGAGCACCTATTGGATATGCTTGTCCATTATAATCAG ACTTCTGACATCTTGTATTATGAGGTTCTGGACATTCCACTGCCAGAATTGCAGTGTTTGAAAACTCTTAAAGTTGCATTCCACCATGCAACTAAGGATGAG GTTGTAATCCATAGCATAAGACTACCAAAAAATAGCACCATCAGTGATGTGATTGCTGACCTAAAAACCAAG GTTGAACTGTCCAATCCTGATGCTGAACTCCGCTTGCTTGAAGTATTCTACCATAAGATTTACAAG ATATTTCCACCTCATGAGAAAATAGAGAACATAAATGATCAGTACTGGACACTACGTGCGGAGGAG ATCCCAGAGGAAGAGACGAATCTTGGCCCACATGACCGGTTGATTCATGTTTACCATTTCATGAAAGATCCTAATCAAAACCAG CAGATTCAGAATTTTGGAGATCCATTTTTGCTGGTCATCCGTGAAGGTGAGACTGCAGCAGAGATATTAGAACGTATTCAAAGAAAACTTCGAGTTCCTGACGAGGAGTTCTCCAAG TGGAAGCTTGCTTTCATATCCATGAATCGGCCTGAATACCTCCAGGATGTTGATGTTGTATCTGCACGATTTCAG AGGAGAGATGTTTATGGGGCTTGGGAACAATACCTTGGCTTGGAGCATACTGACACAACACCGAAAAGGTCTTATACAGCCAATCAG AATCGTCACACTTTTGAGAAGCCTgtgaaaatttataattga